The following proteins come from a genomic window of Vanessa tameamea isolate UH-Manoa-2023 chromosome 6, ilVanTame1 primary haplotype, whole genome shotgun sequence:
- the LOC113393347 gene encoding putative zinc finger protein 833, producing the protein MNFQTEPLDLSTRNKSNKIMNVIDLKFLAGLNDHLVKLYERTSLVDKRNPSLTQRASSMKSVLPCQVCLKTFDRPSLLKRHMRTHTGEKPHICNVCSKGFSTSSSLNTHRRIHTGEKPHKCPECGKCFTASSNLYYHRMTHTKNKPHKCTWCTRSFPTPGELRAHVASHAGHGRQSIDNTYKLRQSAGNVSKHGDLWPFTIPPPQTRFKQLHNNFDE; encoded by the exons ATGAATTTTCAAACAGAACCTTTAGATTTATCGACCAGGAACAAATCCAACAAAATAATGAACGTTATAGATTTGAAATTCCTCGCTGGACTAAACGATCACTTGGTGAAACTATATGAACGGACAAGTCTCGTCGACAAGAGAAACCCTTCGTTGACGCAAAGAGCCTCGAGTATGAAATCAGTGCTGCCGTGTCAAGTGTGTCTGAAGACCTTTGACCGCCCTTCGTTATTGAAACGTCACATGCGTACCCACACAG GTGAAAAGCCACATATTTGTAACGTATGCAGCAAAGGCTTCAGCACATCAAGTTCATTGAACACTCATCGAAGGATTCACACTG GAGAAAAGCCGCATAAGTGTCCTGAATGTGGAAAATGCTTTACAGCCAGCTCTAATCTCTACTACCACCGAATGACGCACACTAag AACAAGCCACACAAATGCACGTGGTGTACACGCTCTTTTCCCACGCCGGGAGAACTCCGTGCTCACGTCGCATCCCACGCAGGACACGGCAGACAAtccatagataatacatataaactgaGACAATCTGCAGGAAATGTCAGCAAACATGGCGACCTGTGGCCCTTTACAATACCCCCACCTCAGACTAGGTTCAAGCAATTGCACAACAATtttgatgaataa